A genomic window from Scophthalmus maximus strain ysfricsl-2021 chromosome 17, ASM2237912v1, whole genome shotgun sequence includes:
- the arhgap44a gene encoding rho GTPase-activating protein 44 isoform X4, whose product MVEGAAVLGDDSLLGKMLQMCGETEEKLAQELIQFEFQIERDVVEPLYVLAEVDIPNIQKQRKHLAKLVLDMDSARARFHQSSKSSSHPSTLQPGAKSESLREEMEEAANRMEICRDQLSADMYNFVAKEIDYANYFQTLIETQAEYHRKSLEILHSVLPQIKAHQEAWVEKPSFGKSLEEHLNISGREIAFPIEACVTMLLECGMQEEGLFRVAPSASKLKKLKASLDCGVMDVQEYSCDPHAIAGALKSYLRELPEPLMTTELYDEWIQASNIQDMDKRLQALMAACEKLPTDNLNNFRYLIKFLAKLSEYQDANKMSPGNMAIVLGPNLLWTHTEPNMTEMMTTVSLQIVGIIEPIIQHADWFFPGEIEFNLTGSYGSPIHTNHNSNYSSMPSPDMDQSERKQPHDQSRRPLSVATDNMMLEFYKKDGIRKIQSMGVRVMDTSWVSRKGSSTLVRKTSSTPPGMQGPGSPADTLIPEQPGELTTSPSATPPPGERFCSDNVSPNRPDTSHAHPPPGEDRPPPPYPTSSCHSLPHHFYPKPPPCARPVAPGPESQPPASPPPPMRWSGFTPPAPPPSSSSSSSSSSLDINSNPKPSCLHFSKHSPPGDMSHAPPPDINASPLYIKTPLVLTRHDQSFGNPPSLPSSAPPPPPWAACPCARERGPPRLTSSLKSKELSPVIGHKGIQVAGPTVPPSSSPQSSSQSPHSTEHSPHTLRKGSKKLAPVPPKVPYGQSGGMSDQSTGQPSPVSLSPTPPSTPSPYGLVCPPGQVPPSSPGQTPLGAPHSLSSPPSLTGTLTKSRPTPKPRQRPSLPPPQPPTAPPGFIGSAMAPVPQPLEQGLLDGLSPGESMSTDIFNYEIPSINVNLDSLIDEFSGAPCRRSLAVADSPEGDAVPEEEPQSTTL is encoded by the exons ATGGTAGAAGGGGCTGCAGTTTTGGGAGATGACTCCCTCCTGGG GAAGATGCTGCAGATGTGcggggagacagaggagaagctggCGCAGGAGCTCATCCAGTTTGAGTTCcagatagagagagatgtggTGGAGCCGCTCTATGTTCTCGCTGAG GTGGACATTCCCAACATCCAGAAACAGAGGAAGCACTTAGCTAAACTTGTCTTGGACATGGACTCGGCACGGGCTAG ATTTCATCAGTCGTCCAAGTCATCCAGTCACCCGAGCACTCTGCAGCCCGGCGCCAAGTCCGAGTCCctcagagaggagatggaggaggcagCCAATCGCATGGAGATTTGTAGG GATCAGTTATCAGCAGATATGTACAATTTTGTGGCCAAAGAAATAGACTATGCAAATTATTTCCAGACA ctgataGAAACACAGGCAGAATATCACAGGAAGTCATTAGAGATTCTTCACAGTGTCCTGCCCCAGATTAAAGCTCACCAAG agGCGTGGGTGGAGAAGCCGTCGTTTGGCAAGTCTCTGGAGGAACACCTGAATATTAGTGGCAGAGAGATCGCCTTCCCCATCGAAGCCTGTGTCACCATGCTGTTGGAGTGTGGCATGCAAGAGGAG GGCCTCTTCAGAGTGGCTCCGTCAGCCTCCAAGCTGAAGAAGCTGAAAGCCTCCCTGGACTGCGGGGTTATGGATGTGCAGGAGTACTCCTGTGACCCACACGCCATCGCAG GGGCTCTGAAATCATACCTCCGTGAGCTCCCCGAGCCATTGATGACCACTGAACTTTACGATGAATGGATTCAGGCCTCCAA CATTCAAGATATGGACAAGAGACTCCAAGCGTTAATGGCCGCGTGTGAAAAACTCCCCACAGACAACTTGAACAATTTTAG GTATCTAATCAAATTCTTAGCCAAGCTAAGTGAGTATCAAGACGCAAATAAGATGAGCCCTGGTAACATGGCAATCGTCCTCGGCCCTAACTTGCTCTGGACTCATACTGAACC aaaCATGACGGAGATGATGACCACCGTGTCTCTACAGATTGTTGGCATCATTGAGCCCATCATCCAGCATGCTGACTGGTTCTTCCCTGGAG AGATTGAATTCAACCTGACGGGCAGCTATGGCAGCCCGATCCACACCAACCACAACTCCAACTACAGTTCCATGCCCTCGCCGGACATGGACCAATCGGAGCGCAAGCAGCCGCACGACCAGAGCCGACGCCCACTGAGTGTTGCCACTGACAACATGATGCTGGAGTTTTACAAGAAGGATGG CATTAGGAAGATTCAAAG tATGGGCGTCCGGGTTATGGATACCTCCTGGGTGTCTCGCAAGGGTTCATCCACACTGGTGCGGAAGACTTCCTCCACCCCTCCGGGCATGCAGGGCCCCGGCTCTCCTGCAGACACACTCATCCCCGAGCAGCCCGGAGAGCTCACCACCTCCCCGTCCGCGACACCGCCACCAGGAGAAAGGTTCTG CTCAGACAACGTGTCGCCCAATCGGCCGGACACCTCTCATGCCCACCCACCCCCCGGGGAGGACCGGCCACCCCCTCCTTACCCCACCTCCTCGTGCCACTCTCTCCCCCACCACTTCTATCCCAAACCCCCACCCTGCGCTCGCCCCGTGGCACCGGGTCCAGAATCCCagccccccgcctccccccctcccccaatgCGCTGGTCTGGCTTCACTCccccggccccgcccccttcctcctcttcttcctcctcctcctcgtcactcGACATCAATTCGAACCCCAAACCCAGCTGCCTGCACTTTTCCAAGCACAGTCCGCCTGGTGACATGTCGCATGCGCCCCCACCAGACATTAATGCTTCACCACTCTACATCAAAACCCCCTTGGTACTAACTCGCCATGACCAGTCCTTTGGCAACCCCCCTAGCCTCCCTTCGTCCGCACCCCCGCCCCCGCCGTGGGCTGCCTGTCCATGTGCCCGAGAGAGAGGACCCCCCAGGCTGACTAG TTCATTGAAGAGCAAAGAGCTCTCCCCTGTAATTGGACACAAAGGCATCCAGGTGGCAGGTCCAACAGTCCCACCCAGCAGCAGTcctcagagcagcagccagTCTCCACACTCCACAGAGCACAGTCCACACACCCTGCGCAAAG gTTCCAAGAAGTTGGCCCCTGTCCCCCCCAAGGTCCCCTATGGCCAGTCTGGCGGGATGTCCGACCAGTCCACAGGTCAGCCGTCACCGGTCAGCCTGTCTCCCACACCACCTAGCACCCCCTCCCCTTATGGACTGGTCTGCCCTCCAGGGCAAGTGCCCCCATCCTCCCCTGGGCAAACCCCACTGGGAGCGCCCCACTCCCTttcatcccctccctccctgactgGAACGCTAACCAAATCTCGGCCCACCCCTAAGCCCAGGCAGAGACCCAGCCTGCCCCCTCCTCAGCCGCCCACAGCCCCTCCTGGGTTCATTGGCTCGGCCATGGCCCCAGTTCCCCAGCCCCTGGAGCAGGGCCTCCTGGATGGACTTTCCCCCGGGGAAAGCATGTCTACAG ATATCTTCAATTATGAAATCCCCTCCATCAATGTCAATCTGGACAGCCTCATCGATGAGTTCAGCGGTGCCCCCTGCAGGAGGTCCCTGGCAGTTGCAGACTCTCCAGAGGGAGACGCTGTGCCTGAGGAGGAGCCCCAGAGCACCACTCTATGA